In one window of Spartinivicinus marinus DNA:
- a CDS encoding elongation factor P hydroxylase produces the protein MNNCIEQLTTNTFSTLAQHQSDDLVRLFNQCFQQSENTVLVKGNNEPLYLPQSETSPYHQVIFAHGFFSSALHEIAHWCIAGPQRRLLLDYGYWYQPDGRTQQQQKAFEQVESKPQALEWIFSKAAGIRFFISADNLSGPPIDTSTFKQAIFQETINYLETGLPKRALLFTEQLLSHYQPGLTLNNCQFSLAELI, from the coding sequence ATGAACAACTGTATTGAACAATTAACAACCAACACATTCTCTACGTTAGCTCAACACCAGAGTGATGATTTAGTCAGACTGTTCAACCAATGCTTTCAGCAAAGTGAAAACACAGTATTAGTGAAAGGTAATAATGAGCCTCTATATCTTCCTCAGTCTGAAACCAGCCCCTATCACCAAGTGATTTTTGCCCATGGTTTTTTTTCCAGTGCTCTTCATGAAATTGCCCACTGGTGTATTGCAGGCCCACAGCGCCGTTTATTGCTAGATTATGGCTATTGGTATCAGCCAGATGGTCGCACCCAGCAGCAACAAAAAGCCTTTGAACAAGTGGAAAGTAAGCCCCAAGCCTTGGAATGGATTTTTTCAAAAGCAGCTGGCATCCGCTTTTTTATTAGTGCCGATAACCTTTCTGGTCCTCCTATCGATACAAGCACCTTTAAGCAGGCTATTTTCCAGGAAACTATCAATTATTTAGAAACGGGGTTGCCCAAACGTGCCCTATTATTTACTGAGCAATTATTAAGTCACTATCAACCTGGTCTAACGCTAAATAACTGTCAGTTTTCTCTGGCTGAGCTGATTTAA
- a CDS encoding putative Ig domain-containing protein, translating into MRFLITLAVAMTCGFQVSTVSASTLSPSASACKSTLQARAKRQKIQLTWQHTGANQYRIYRASSPSGPFTAIATTSSSYSTYLDDRLPLEQIFYYQVADINTQQVESSRSTIAFAKTTRSRPNRRNKSPVIQTTAPAQAAVNTAYVYDVNATDPNAGDQVSYMLSQFPDGMTINLTTGVINWLPGKNQVGKHCVIVRAYDAAAKYTEQNFVVEVKDPSVNHPPIITSTPPLSTNENEPFIYDVDATDPDQGDVINYKNRGFLDNVALNSKTGEFRWSGSDHLPVYSKATNPFCSVPQSTNEPFIDASKWTVLRDKGSHGGSQSWGFEDNGTVAITYGNGAPSILLSDIELSDGVMEISLRNEGGDNDHFGFVWGFQDKSHYYRFRWDHGNGVGMDVTKIATPEPRFEGEHPTDVKLFANPKLRWEYHVDYKIILDVRPGLTHIYVAQGNRLLQAFSIPDDTYLKGRFGFYVHSQSEVFYRARLLPREKSADLIVDSVELIPGKTEDTYRVSVLNRGSGPSKKETSVNLKSAFFHQVGGASFKLPIGTAKVPPLAAGEIAQLTFKGPVLNSDRTLLEAVIDEESQDLLECNENNNTIRLPLVWIDAEDKAGAKDTQRFAIQLNDINEVPKFTSKAAQYAVLDKSFSYNVIATDSDVGDQVRYELVEGPAGMSFYVGTGLLVWTPDNSNLHKSYPVKIRAIDLQGANIEQSFTVTVQRSPIITSTPNIVARSGENYQYLVTATDPDNDPLKFSLKNAPNGMTIDEQSGVISWVPNAHGKFHEIIVEVTDNKAGIDQQQYTLAVLAPGEINTPPVITSTPGRSAPLLTTYTYDVEATDVDNDKLRYRLLEAPAAMLINEDNGLITWVPAVTQRGDYTVSIEVTDLRGGVTKQTFTIAAGGGANNNNPPTITSSPATQAQVAQAYSYAVTATDANGDTLTYRLEVAPTGMTINPTSGLINWTPTQQQIGVNSVSVRVTDSKGGVTSQQFTVTVNAVVNKSPVITSSPGTAANAGQAYRYTVTATDADGDSLTYQLEAAPKGMTINANSGLISWTPANNQQGANEVVVRAEDGNGGIATQTFTIHVTAGAQNTPPTITSTPLANGAVDTAYQYAVIASDADGDAISYSLTTAPAGMQIDRASGAINWTPTAGQAGVHNVVVRAADAQAYIEQSFTINVAKQALPLTVSVVATPAVIDKGQTTTVSVITTGGVGAINLTLTVNGNAVALDNNGRAIVTGDTVGNYSLAATAKDTKQLVSTTGQFSVRDPNDATKPTVEIKTPATDSEILAPVEIVGTATDDNFVDYRLLISPAGKNQFTEITKSTTPVVDGVLGQFDPTQLVNGLYNIALIARDVSGNEQSQQVTYRVNGDMKVGNFSFTVEDLTIPVAGIPIRVTRTYDSRRRHEKLDFGYGWSVGYQDVKIEETRVPGKYWSLNSYKYGPFNVLTRYCVEPNGAPQVIVTLPDGDQEVFEVKATPQCNNLSAQLDVTLSLEPVGDTQSTLKIMGDNTARLVNGNLVETGTFTNPINPNRYQLTTRAGYVYELDQNFGITKVTVPTGHTLTYSDAGIVHSSGKSVLFNRDGDGKITSITDPKGNTLQYSYSAQQDLVKATDQLNATTTYTYNQQHGLLDIKDPLGRKLVKNIYDDKGKLIAQEDSDGNRTEFNHDLAGRFSLVTDRNGNITQLFYDEQGNVLTRIDALGNTTSYTYDARGNQLTQVDALGFTQIATYNDKNDQLTQVDALGNTTTYSYNTRGQETQITDARGNTFHNTYDSLGNLLTVTDPNGKVAGNTINAQGLVTRTVDVLGNATQYTYDKDGNKLTETDAEGHVTRYSYDANGNVLTETRTRNGAAETTRYVYDARNRVIKTTDPLGNVTTTVYDLAGREVGTVDALGQRTEMAYDAYGRLISTRYSDGSVATKTYDREGNLLSETDKAGRTTQYSYDALNRQTKVTYPDGSSTQTVYDAIGRVTAEIDANGNRTEYEYDAAGRRTLSRDAAGNEHRFEYDAEGNLIAEVDAKGHRRSYVYNKLDQRIETRYHNGSKQTSTLDALSRRTSQADQASVKTTYEYDKLGRLTKVTDALGGTTTFSYDSAGNKLTQTDAEGRTTRWAYDALGRVTSRTLPMGQTEGFSYDGNGNLTEQTDFNGQVTRHQYDSMNRLIQSEYADGRVEAFQYDAMGNRTQVQVTPVNGPLQTTTYNYDQQDRLTSETKPDGSVIHYQYDPVGNRTQVQVAQASGQVLTTDYNYDKLNRLQSVTDAKGTTTYGYDAVGNRTSVSYPNGTSQVYSYDSLNRLTKLETFSQGGGLIQSYSYTLHPTGRRTQIDESNGRTTAYSYDQLYRLTSETITDAVNGNYSASYQYDKVGNRTQSVADGVTTRYTYDSNDRLTQQGGSRYTYDNNGSTLTETLDNKVTTYTYDAKNKLASAEKEGKTTSYRYNHNGIRTGKTENGVTTQFIVDENRDYAQVLVESDGANQVNYTYGDDLISQDRNGASSYYHYDGLGSTRALTDAAGATTDTYNYEAFGVLLNSMGNTKNNYLFTGEQFDSGLDQYYLRARYYNQKAARFTQMDTWMGVNHDPVTLHKYLYANVDPVNYTDPTGNFGLPSFGVGFNVAGILTTLNIASSAYDLFGVVSNGESITAAQAGMFALASLGGIKLFKILGKKFLKKFNCEKPGKEHKICRIFKSDSERISFIRRTLGLRAGQRNVAFADYITTSGVDSIIGVSGRTLPGTEGIPVSLQTGWDGHNRSFDAEVKLYSTMTSRFTTSTTGLVRVVSELNFCGSCTRVGTAFKLRHPKLFVMKSSVLSSTTHKKR; encoded by the coding sequence ATGCGTTTTCTTATTACTTTAGCTGTTGCAATGACTTGTGGTTTTCAGGTTAGTACTGTAAGTGCATCAACTTTATCTCCATCAGCTTCTGCTTGTAAAAGTACATTGCAAGCGCGTGCCAAACGACAAAAAATACAATTAACTTGGCAACATACCGGTGCAAATCAATACCGTATTTATCGTGCTAGCTCTCCCTCTGGCCCGTTTACAGCAATAGCAACGACCAGTAGTAGCTATTCGACTTATTTGGATGATAGATTACCTCTGGAACAGATTTTTTATTATCAAGTCGCAGATATAAATACACAACAGGTTGAGTCTAGCCGATCAACCATTGCTTTTGCTAAAACCACTCGCTCAAGACCCAATCGTCGTAATAAAAGCCCCGTTATTCAAACAACTGCTCCAGCCCAAGCCGCAGTCAATACGGCTTATGTCTACGATGTTAATGCCACAGATCCAAATGCTGGTGATCAAGTCAGCTACATGCTAAGCCAGTTTCCGGATGGCATGACAATTAACCTAACAACCGGTGTAATTAACTGGCTACCGGGTAAAAATCAAGTGGGTAAACATTGTGTTATTGTGCGTGCCTACGATGCAGCTGCAAAATATACTGAGCAGAACTTCGTAGTTGAAGTAAAAGATCCTTCAGTTAATCACCCACCTATTATTACCAGCACACCACCCTTATCAACCAATGAAAACGAGCCTTTTATTTACGATGTTGATGCAACCGATCCTGATCAAGGTGATGTGATTAACTATAAAAATAGAGGTTTTCTTGATAATGTAGCTTTAAATTCAAAAACAGGTGAGTTTCGTTGGAGTGGTTCCGATCATTTGCCTGTTTACTCAAAAGCAACCAATCCTTTTTGTTCAGTACCCCAATCAACCAATGAGCCCTTTATTGATGCATCAAAATGGACAGTATTAAGAGATAAAGGCAGCCATGGTGGGTCACAAAGCTGGGGGTTTGAAGATAATGGGACAGTAGCAATTACCTATGGAAATGGAGCACCTTCCATTTTGCTATCTGATATTGAGCTATCTGATGGAGTGATGGAAATTAGTTTGCGTAATGAGGGTGGTGATAACGATCATTTTGGTTTTGTTTGGGGCTTCCAAGATAAAAGCCACTATTATCGATTCCGTTGGGATCATGGAAATGGTGTGGGAATGGATGTGACAAAAATTGCTACGCCAGAACCTCGATTTGAAGGAGAGCACCCAACGGATGTCAAGTTGTTTGCAAACCCAAAACTTCGTTGGGAATACCATGTTGATTACAAAATAATTTTAGATGTTAGACCCGGTTTAACCCATATTTATGTGGCTCAAGGCAATCGGTTACTTCAAGCGTTCTCTATACCAGATGATACCTATTTAAAAGGACGCTTTGGTTTTTATGTGCATTCTCAAAGTGAAGTATTTTACCGAGCACGCTTATTACCCAGGGAAAAATCAGCCGATTTAATCGTTGACTCTGTTGAGCTGATACCGGGTAAAACAGAAGACACTTATCGTGTTTCTGTGTTAAATCGCGGTAGTGGGCCTAGCAAAAAGGAAACAAGTGTAAATCTAAAGTCAGCGTTTTTTCATCAAGTGGGAGGAGCATCTTTTAAGCTGCCAATTGGTACAGCTAAAGTACCTCCTTTGGCAGCTGGTGAGATCGCTCAGCTAACATTTAAAGGGCCTGTACTGAATTCAGATCGTACTTTATTGGAAGCGGTTATTGACGAAGAAAGTCAGGATCTTTTAGAGTGCAACGAAAACAACAACACTATCCGTTTACCTCTGGTGTGGATAGACGCTGAAGATAAGGCAGGTGCAAAGGATACCCAGCGCTTTGCTATCCAATTAAATGATATTAATGAGGTGCCTAAATTTACTAGTAAAGCAGCACAATATGCCGTATTAGATAAATCATTTTCATACAATGTTATTGCGACGGATAGCGATGTTGGTGACCAGGTGCGTTACGAGCTAGTGGAAGGCCCAGCGGGTATGTCATTTTATGTTGGCACTGGGTTATTGGTATGGACACCAGATAACAGCAACCTGCATAAATCCTATCCGGTAAAAATTCGCGCAATTGATCTTCAGGGCGCCAATATTGAGCAAAGTTTTACCGTGACTGTTCAACGCTCACCAATAATTACTTCAACGCCTAATATTGTTGCTCGTTCAGGTGAAAACTATCAGTACCTGGTAACTGCAACAGACCCTGATAATGATCCGTTAAAATTCTCGTTAAAAAATGCCCCCAATGGAATGACCATTGATGAGCAGTCCGGTGTGATCAGCTGGGTGCCAAATGCTCATGGGAAATTTCATGAGATTATTGTTGAGGTCACTGATAATAAAGCGGGCATTGATCAACAGCAGTATACCCTTGCGGTGCTAGCCCCAGGTGAAATAAATACACCACCAGTGATTACAAGTACGCCAGGACGATCGGCTCCTTTATTAACAACCTATACCTATGATGTTGAAGCTACGGATGTGGATAACGATAAGCTGCGTTATCGCTTACTCGAAGCACCGGCGGCCATGCTCATCAATGAGGACAATGGGCTGATTACCTGGGTGCCTGCGGTTACACAACGGGGTGACTATACGGTGAGTATCGAAGTCACTGACCTGCGTGGCGGGGTGACCAAGCAGACATTCACGATTGCCGCTGGCGGTGGGGCCAATAATAACAACCCACCTACGATCACTTCCTCGCCAGCAACTCAAGCCCAAGTGGCACAGGCTTATTCGTATGCTGTCACAGCCACGGATGCGAATGGTGACACGCTGACTTACCGCTTGGAAGTTGCACCCACTGGCATGACTATTAATCCGACTTCAGGCTTGATCAACTGGACGCCCACTCAACAGCAGATTGGTGTCAACAGTGTCAGTGTCCGCGTGACTGACAGTAAAGGTGGCGTTACCAGTCAACAATTTACGGTGACCGTCAATGCGGTGGTCAATAAGTCACCGGTTATTACCAGTTCCCCCGGTACCGCTGCAAATGCTGGACAAGCTTATCGTTATACCGTCACAGCGACGGATGCTGATGGAGACTCATTGACGTATCAGCTGGAGGCAGCCCCCAAGGGCATGACGATCAATGCCAATAGTGGCCTGATTAGCTGGACCCCTGCCAATAACCAGCAAGGCGCTAATGAAGTCGTCGTCCGGGCTGAAGACGGTAATGGGGGGATTGCCACGCAGACCTTTACCATCCATGTCACGGCTGGTGCTCAAAATACCCCACCCACCATTACCTCTACACCGCTGGCCAATGGCGCGGTTGATACCGCTTATCAATATGCAGTGATTGCTAGCGATGCAGATGGTGATGCGATTTCTTATAGCTTGACCACAGCACCGGCTGGAATGCAAATTGACCGTGCATCTGGCGCAATTAATTGGACACCAACCGCTGGCCAAGCGGGTGTTCATAATGTTGTGGTAAGAGCCGCCGATGCCCAAGCTTATATTGAGCAAAGCTTTACCATCAACGTCGCGAAACAAGCGCTGCCCTTAACAGTATCTGTAGTAGCGACTCCGGCTGTCATTGATAAAGGTCAAACCACGACAGTTTCTGTGATAACCACTGGTGGGGTAGGTGCTATTAACCTAACGCTAACAGTGAATGGAAATGCGGTTGCTTTAGATAATAATGGTCGTGCCATTGTTACGGGCGACACAGTTGGTAATTATTCTTTAGCTGCCACTGCTAAAGATACCAAACAATTGGTATCTACAACTGGTCAGTTTAGTGTTCGTGATCCGAATGATGCAACTAAGCCCACAGTAGAAATTAAAACACCAGCAACTGATAGTGAAATTTTAGCGCCTGTTGAAATAGTGGGTACGGCGACGGATGATAATTTTGTCGATTATCGGTTATTAATTTCCCCTGCTGGTAAAAATCAATTCACAGAAATAACTAAAAGTACGACACCTGTAGTGGATGGGGTATTAGGTCAATTTGATCCTACCCAGTTAGTCAATGGTTTATATAATATTGCGTTAATTGCTCGCGATGTCAGTGGTAATGAGCAGTCTCAGCAGGTGACTTATCGTGTAAACGGCGATATGAAAGTAGGTAATTTCTCTTTCACCGTAGAAGATTTAACTATTCCAGTGGCTGGTATTCCGATTCGAGTCACTCGTACTTACGACAGTCGTCGCCGCCATGAAAAACTGGATTTTGGTTATGGCTGGAGTGTGGGTTATCAGGACGTAAAAATTGAAGAAACCCGGGTGCCTGGCAAATATTGGTCCCTTAACAGCTATAAATATGGGCCATTCAATGTCTTGACCCGTTATTGTGTAGAGCCTAATGGCGCACCCCAGGTGATTGTGACTTTACCTGATGGTGACCAGGAAGTGTTTGAAGTTAAAGCCACGCCGCAGTGTAATAACCTCAGTGCACAACTGGATGTCACTTTATCCCTTGAGCCTGTGGGTGATACCCAGTCGACACTGAAAATTATGGGGGACAACACGGCGCGCTTAGTGAACGGTAACCTAGTAGAAACAGGTACTTTCACTAACCCTATCAACCCTAATCGTTATCAATTAACGACCCGTGCCGGCTATGTTTATGAGCTGGATCAGAATTTTGGTATCACTAAAGTCACCGTTCCTACGGGACACACCCTGACGTATAGCGATGCGGGTATTGTTCACTCTAGCGGTAAAAGTGTGCTGTTTAATCGTGATGGGGATGGCAAGATTACCAGCATTACTGACCCTAAGGGTAATACCCTACAATACTCGTATAGTGCTCAGCAGGACTTAGTGAAGGCCACTGATCAACTTAATGCCACCACCACTTATACCTATAATCAGCAGCACGGTTTGTTGGATATTAAAGATCCGCTGGGCCGCAAGCTGGTAAAAAATATCTATGACGATAAAGGGAAGTTGATAGCTCAGGAAGACAGTGATGGTAACCGTACCGAGTTTAATCATGATTTAGCAGGCCGTTTTTCACTGGTCACTGATCGTAACGGCAATATCACCCAACTGTTTTATGATGAGCAAGGTAATGTCCTCACCCGTATTGATGCGTTAGGCAATACCACCTCTTATACCTATGACGCACGGGGTAATCAATTAACCCAGGTGGATGCTTTGGGCTTTACCCAAATTGCTACCTATAACGATAAAAATGATCAGCTAACTCAAGTGGATGCCTTAGGCAATACCACTACTTATAGCTATAACACTCGCGGTCAGGAAACCCAGATTACCGATGCTCGGGGTAATACCTTCCACAATACCTATGACAGTTTAGGTAATTTATTAACGGTGACAGACCCTAACGGCAAGGTGGCAGGTAATACGATTAATGCCCAAGGACTTGTCACCCGAACCGTTGATGTGTTGGGTAATGCAACACAATACACCTATGACAAGGATGGCAACAAGCTCACCGAAACCGATGCTGAAGGTCATGTCACTCGCTATAGCTACGATGCTAATGGCAATGTGCTAACCGAGACGCGTACCCGTAATGGTGCAGCCGAAACCACACGTTATGTTTACGATGCGCGCAACCGGGTGATTAAAACCACCGATCCGCTGGGCAATGTGACCACGACTGTTTATGACTTAGCCGGCCGTGAGGTGGGGACTGTCGATGCCTTAGGTCAGCGGACTGAAATGGCTTATGACGCCTATGGTCGTCTAATTAGCACCCGTTACTCCGATGGATCAGTAGCGACCAAGACCTATGACAGGGAAGGTAACCTGCTGAGTGAAACGGACAAAGCGGGTCGTACCACGCAATACAGTTATGATGCGCTGAACCGGCAAACCAAAGTTACTTATCCTGATGGTTCTAGCACCCAAACTGTCTATGATGCTATCGGCCGAGTGACTGCAGAGATTGATGCCAATGGTAATCGTACCGAGTATGAGTACGATGCAGCTGGGCGCCGTACTTTAAGCCGTGATGCAGCCGGTAATGAGCACCGCTTTGAATACGATGCAGAAGGCAATCTGATTGCAGAGGTGGATGCCAAAGGCCACCGCAGGAGCTATGTGTACAATAAGTTGGATCAGCGTATAGAAACGCGCTATCACAATGGCTCCAAGCAAACCTCAACCTTAGATGCCTTATCTCGTCGTACCAGCCAGGCCGATCAGGCCAGTGTGAAAACCACCTACGAGTACGACAAGTTAGGTCGGTTAACCAAAGTAACTGATGCGTTAGGTGGCACGACCACATTTAGCTATGACTCGGCGGGTAATAAGCTCACTCAAACCGATGCGGAAGGTCGCACCACTCGCTGGGCCTATGATGCGTTGGGCCGAGTCACATCCCGTACCTTACCAATGGGGCAAACGGAAGGCTTTAGTTACGATGGCAATGGCAACCTGACTGAACAGACTGACTTTAATGGTCAGGTTACTCGCCATCAATACGACAGTATGAACCGCTTGATCCAAAGTGAATATGCCGATGGCCGGGTAGAAGCTTTTCAATACGATGCCATGGGTAACCGCACTCAAGTGCAGGTAACGCCAGTGAATGGCCCGTTACAAACCACAACCTACAACTATGATCAGCAGGATCGATTGACCAGTGAAACCAAGCCCGATGGCTCTGTTATCCACTATCAATATGATCCGGTGGGTAACCGTACTCAGGTGCAAGTGGCTCAGGCTAGTGGTCAGGTGCTTACCACTGACTACAACTATGACAAACTGAATCGTCTGCAAAGTGTCACCGATGCTAAGGGCACAACCACTTATGGCTATGATGCCGTGGGTAACCGCACCAGTGTTAGCTACCCCAACGGTACCAGTCAGGTCTATAGCTATGACAGTTTAAATCGCCTAACCAAGCTGGAAACCTTTAGCCAGGGCGGTGGGTTAATACAGTCCTATAGCTATACCCTGCACCCAACCGGCCGGCGGACCCAAATTGATGAGAGTAATGGTAGAACCACCGCCTATAGCTACGACCAGCTGTATCGGTTAACCAGCGAAACCATTACCGATGCCGTCAATGGTAACTACAGTGCCAGCTATCAATACGATAAAGTGGGCAACCGCACCCAAAGCGTGGCTGATGGCGTCACGACACGTTATACCTATGACTCCAACGATAGGCTGACCCAACAAGGGGGTAGCCGTTATACCTACGACAATAATGGCAGTACCCTGACTGAAACCTTAGATAACAAGGTCACCACTTATACCTACGATGCCAAAAACAAACTGGCATCAGCCGAAAAGGAAGGGAAAACCACAAGCTATCGTTACAACCACAACGGTATTCGTACTGGTAAAACGGAAAATGGTGTCACCACTCAGTTTATCGTCGATGAAAACCGCGATTATGCTCAGGTGCTGGTCGAGAGTGATGGGGCAAACCAAGTCAACTACACCTATGGCGATGACCTAATCAGTCAGGACCGTAATGGTGCTTCAAGCTACTACCATTACGACGGACTCGGTAGCACCCGAGCCTTAACGGACGCCGCAGGTGCTACTACTGATACCTATAACTATGAAGCCTTCGGGGTATTGCTGAACTCAATGGGCAATACCAAGAACAACTACCTATTTACTGGTGAGCAGTTTGATTCAGGGTTGGATCAGTACTATCTCAGGGCGCGTTATTACAACCAAAAAGCTGCCCGCTTTACCCAGATGGATACCTGGATGGGGGTTAATCATGATCCAGTTACGCTGCATAAATACCTTTATGCCAATGTAGACCCCGTTAATTACACCGACCCAACTGGGAACTTTGGTTTACCATCATTTGGCGTCGGTTTTAATGTGGCGGGCATTCTTACCACTCTAAATATTGCAAGCTCTGCCTATGACCTGTTTGGGGTGGTGTCAAATGGTGAAAGTATCACAGCAGCTCAAGCTGGAATGTTTGCACTTGCTAGTTTAGGTGGAATTAAATTATTCAAAATACTAGGAAAAAAATTCTTAAAGAAATTTAATTGTGAGAAGCCAGGTAAAGAGCATAAGATTTGTAGAATATTTAAGTCCGATAGTGAAAGAATAAGCTTCATTCGACGAACTTTGGGATTAAGGGCCGGCCAACGTAATGTTGCATTTGCAGATTATATTACCACTTCAGGAGTTGATAGCATTATTGGCGTAAGTGGTAGAACCCTGCCAGGTACTGAAGGAATACCCGTTTCCTTGCAAACTGGGTGGGATGGTCATAATAGGTCGTTTGATGCTGAGGTAAAACTGTATTCTACTATGACAAGCCGTTTTACTACGTCTACTACTGGTTTGGTAAGGGTTGTTTCGGAGTTGAATTTTTGTGGCTCTTGTACGAGGGTTGGTACAGCCTTTAAGTTAAGGCACCCTAAGCTTTTTGTGATGAAAAGTTCTGTTTTGTCATCAACAACTCACAAAAAGCGTTGA